In Archocentrus centrarchus isolate MPI-CPG fArcCen1 chromosome 22, fArcCen1, whole genome shotgun sequence, one DNA window encodes the following:
- the marcksb gene encoding myristoylated alanine-rich protein kinase C substrate b, with protein sequence MGAQISKTAGKEEAAVEKPAEGAAVAAKTNGQENGHAKTNGDTSPGTEEANKAEVQANGSTPTEETPKEEGEKVEGAEANGEKEPAATNGETSAKPEESTPSTSEDGKQKKKRFSFKKPSFKLSGFSFKKTKKESEEATEDGAAAAEPAEGEKATSEAATEEAKPDEAGEGAKEATAEEPKAEEGKAEEAAGEEKPAEASPTEPETAASPEATAAAAAAE encoded by the exons ATGGGAGCACAAATCTCCAAAACCGCTGGAAAAGAGGAAGCTGCCGTAGAAAAGCCAGCAGAAGGCGCAGCCGTTGCAGCAAAGACAAACGGACAG GAAAATGGCCATGCCAAAACTAATGGGGATACCTCTCCTGGTACAGAGGAGGCCAACAAAGCTGAAGTGCAGGCCAATGGAAGCACTCCTACTGAGGAGACACCAAAAGAAGAAGGCGAAAAAGTAGAGGGTGCTGAAGCCAATGGTGAGAAAGAGCCTGCTGccacaaatggagaaacttCTGCCAAACCGGAGGAAAGCACTCCATCCACTAGTGAGGATggcaagcagaagaaaaagcgTTTCTCCTTCAAGAAACCCTCGTTCAAGCTCAGTGGCTTCTCTTTCAAGAAGACCAAGAAGGAGTCAGAAGAGGCAACGGAGGacggtgcagcagcagcagaaccgGCTGAAGGAGAGAAGGCGACATCTGAGGCAGCTACTGAAGAGGCCAAGCCAGATGAGGCTGGCGAGGGAGCCAAGGAAGCTACAGCCGAGGAGCCAAAGGCTGAGGAGGGGAAGGCGGAGGAAGCAGCAGGAGAGGAAAAGCCAGCTGAAGCTTCACCTACTGAGCCAGAAACAGCAGCCAGTCCAGAGGCCACGGCTGCCGCCGCAGCTGCCGAGTAA
- the col10a1a gene encoding collagen, type X, alpha 1a — protein sequence MDIRVACILLFMVASAAAHGKGYVVRKVMPVKSHVVSVAGEPGPPGEPGPEGPSGPPGPPGENGVGYAGPQGPPGPPGAPGRSIAGKPGSPGGPGKPGSPGEHGEKGDTGATGPQGPRGVPGSPGSPGPAGLSATGKPGPSGLPGAMGPRGEPGLKGHPGIPGLPGSKGDRGVGAPGAQGETGPEGPMGPPGEPGPAGVGKPGKHGAPGEPGKSGSPGSDGAPGPMGPQGPKGHTGAPGVGLPGKPGENGAPGLPGPTGPKGNQGPAGGPGAPGVPGYGKPGANGEKGERGAPGSTGAPGEKGEQGPTGYTGATGATGPTGPSGPQGERGFPGEPGAVGAKGDTGPTGSQGPKGNKGDQGPQGFQGKQGYPGAAGPPGSRGATGPTGEKGNVGAPGTPGAPGIPGPAGPKGHPGRQGEQGSAGSDGATGPRGPTGPQGPAGATGAKGHPGLPGPPGPAGLSAKGATGPQGPPGEPGEPGSDGESGPAGPPGPPGPPGEVVYEKGKGMEVGEIMVKSPMSAFTAALTTPYPPAGSPIKFDHIVYNAENHYDPETGIFTCQVPGVYFFAYSIHVNGAHALVALYKNGQPVMFTYDEYNKGFLDQMSGSAVLLLDEQDTVYVQIPDDEANGVFAAENVHCSFSGFLIAST from the exons ATGGACATACGCGTAGCGTGCATCCTCCTCTTCATGGTGGCCTCTGCAGCAGCCCACGGAAAGGGTTATGTAGTGCGGAAGGTGATGCCTGTGAAAAGCCATG TGGTGTCAGTAGCAGGTGAGCCTGGTCCTCCAGGTGAGCCAGGCCCCGAGGGACCTTCTGGCCCTCCTGGCCCACCAGGTGAGAATGGCGTGGGCTATGCTGGACCTCAAGGACCTCCTGGACCCCCCGGAGCTCCTGGACGCTCCATCGCTGGCAAACCTGGATCTCCAGGTGGACCTGGCAAACCCGGCAGTCCTGGAGAACATGGTGAGAAGGGAGATACTGGAGCCACTGGACCTCAGGGACCTAGGGGAGTTCCTGGATCTCCAGGAAGCCCTGGACCTGCTGGCCTCTCTGCTACTGGCAAGCCCGGACCTTCAGGTCTTCCTGGAGCAATGGGACCTAGAGGAGAACCTGGTCTGAAAGGACATCCAGGTATTCCTGGATTGCCAGGTTCTAAGGGTGATAGAGGGGTGGGAGCACCAGGAGCTCAAGGTGAGACAGGACCTGAAGGCCCTATGGGTCCACCTGGAGAACCAGGTCCAGCTGGAGTTGGAAAGCCAGGAAAACATGGTGCCCCAGGTGAGCCAGGAAAATCAGGTAGCCCTGGTAGCGATGGTGCCCCTGGTCCCATGGGACCTCAGGGACCCAAAGGACACACTGGTGCCCCAGGTGTTGGTCTTCCAGGTAAACCAGGTGAGAATGGTGCCCCAGGTTTGCCTGGTCCAACTGGCCCTAAAGGCAACCAGGGACCTGCTGGAGGCCCTGGTGCCCCTGGAGTGCCTGGATATGGAAAACCAGGTGCAAATGGAGAGAAGGGAGAGAGGGGAGCTCCAGGTAGCACAGGTGCTCCAGGTGAAAAGGGTGAACAAGGTCCAACTGGATATACTGGTGCTACTGGTGCAACCGGGCCCACTGGTCCTAGTGGACCTCAGGGTGAAAGAGGTTTCCCAGGTGAACCTGGTGCTGTTGGTGCTAAAGGTGACACAGGCCCAACTGGTTCTCAGGGACCTAAGGGAAACAAGGGAGATCAGGGACCACAGGGTTTCCAAGGTAAGCAGGGTTATCCAGGAGCAGCTGGTCCTCCTGGATCCAGAGGGGCCACAGGACCCACAGGTGAAAAAGGAAATGTGGGTGCCCCAGGTACCCCAGGAGCCCCAGGTATCCCAGGCCCTGCTGGCCCCAAAGGTCATCCTGGCCGCCAAGGTGAGCAAGGTTCCGCTGGATCTGATGGGGCAACAGGTCCAAGAGGACCTACTGGGCCTCAAGGTCCTGCTGGTGCTACAGGCGCCAAGGGACACCCAGGTCTCCCTGGTCCTCCTGGCCCTGCTGGTTTGTCTGCTAAGGGTGCCACTGGACCTCAGGGTCCCCCTGGTGAACCCGGTGAGCCTGGAAGTGATGGAGAATCTGGTCCAGCTGGCCCTCCCGGTCCACCTGGCCCTCCCGGTGAGGTTGTATATGAGAAAGGCAAGGGCATGGAAGTGGGTGAGATTATGGTCAAGTCCCCCATgtctgctttcactgcagctCTGACCACCCCCTACCCTCCTGCTGGCAGCCCCATTAAGTTTGACCACATAGTGTACAATGCCGAGAATCACTATGACCCCGAGACAGGCATTTTCACTTGCCAGGTTCCTGGAGTTTACTTCTTCGCTTATAGCATCCATGTCAATGGAGCTCATGCCCTGGTGGCTCTGTACAAGAATGGCCAGCCTGTTATGTTCACTTATGATGAGTACAACAAGGGTTTCCTTGACCAGATGTCTGGTAGTGCTGTCCTCTTGCTTGATGAGCAGGACACAGTTTACGTCCAGATCCCTGATGATGAGGCCAATGGCGTCTTCGCTGCAGAGAATGTCCACTGCTCTTTCTCTGGGTTCCTCATTGCTTCAACGTGA